A single genomic interval of Procambarus clarkii isolate CNS0578487 chromosome 17, FALCON_Pclarkii_2.0, whole genome shotgun sequence harbors:
- the LOC123772593 gene encoding uncharacterized protein, producing MSNNRDTVHAQTLHTSPLLCQPQSSQASQQPATIITGISAASHNHPWHLSSQPQSSLASQQPATIITGISGASHNHPWHLRSQPQSSQASQEPATIIPGISEASHNHHRHLRSQPQSSRASQQPATIIPGISVASHNHPWHLRSQPQSSLASPKPATIITGISGASHNHHRRLSSQPQSSQASQQPATINTVVSGASHNQHRRLRNQPQSTQASQEPATINTGVSGNQPQSSQASQEPATINTGVSGASHNQHRRLRNQPQSSQASQEPATINTGVSGASHNQHRRLRNQPQSSQASQEPATINTGVSGASHNQHRRLRNQPQSSQASQEPATIITGVSGTSHNQHRRLRNQPQSSQASQEPATINTGVSGTSHNQHRRLSSQPQSSQSSQQPATIITVVSAASHNQHRRLRNQPQSTQASQQPATIITVVSAASHNHHSRLSSQPQSTQASQQPATINTGVSAASHNQHRRLRNQPQSTQAS from the exons ATGTCAAACAACAGAGACACTGTGCACGCTCAGACCCTCCACACCTCGCCCCTGCTCTG CCAGCCACAATCATCACAGGCATCTCAGCAGCCAGCCACAATCATCACAGGCATCTCAGCAGCCAGCCACAATCATCCCTGGCATCTCAGCAGCCAGCCACAATCATCCCTGGCATCTCAGCAGCCAGCCACAATCATCACAGGCATCTCAGGAGCCAGCCACAATCATCCCTGGCATCTCCGAAGCCAGCCACAATCATCACAGGCATCTCAGGAGCCAGCCACAATCATCCCTGGCATCTCCGAAGCCAGCCACAATCATCACAGGCATCTCAGGAGCCAGCCACAATCATCCCGGGCATCTCAGCAGCCAGCCACAATCATCCCTGGCATCTCCGTAGCCAGCCACAATCATCCCTGGCATCTCCGTAGCCAGCCACAATCATCCCTGGCATCTCCGAAGCCAGCCACAATCATCACAGGCATCTCAGGAGCCAGCCACAATCATCACAGGCGTCTCAGCAGCCAGCCACAATCATCACAGGCGTCTCAGCAGCCAGCCACAATCAACACAGTCGTCTCAGGAGCCAGCCACAATCAACACAGGCGTCTCAGGAACCAGCCACAATCAACACAGGCGTCTCAGGAGCCAGCCACAATCAACACAGGCGTTTCAGGGAACCAGCCACAATCATCACAGGCGTCTCAGGAGCCAGCCACAATCAACACAGGCGTCTCAGGAGCCAGCCACAATCAACACAGGCGTCTCAGGAACCAGCCACAATCATCACAGGCGTCTCAGGAACCAGCCACAATCAACACAGGCGTCTCAGGAGCCAGCCACAATCAACACAGGCGTCTCAGGAACCAGCCACAATCATCACAGGCGTCTCAGGAGCCAGCCACAATCAACACAGGCGTCTCAGGAGCCAGCCACAATCAACACAGGCGTCTCAGGAACCAGCCACAATCATCACAGGCGTCTCAGGAGCCAGCCACAATCATCACAGGCGTCTCAGGAACCAGCCACAATCAACACAGGCGTCTCAGGAACCAGCCACAATCATCACAGGCGTCTCAGGAACCAGCCACAATCAACACAGGCGTCTCAGGAACCAGCCACAATCAACACAGGCGTCTCAGCAGCCAGCCACAATCATCACAGTCGTCTCAGCAGCCAGCCACAATCATCACAGTCGTCTCAGCAGCCAGCCACAATCAACACAGGCGTCTCAGGAACCAGCCACAATCAACACAGGCGTCTCAGCAGCCAGCCACAATCATCACAGTCGTCTCAGCAGCCAGCCACAATCATCACAGTCGTCTCAGCAGCCAGCCACAATCAACACAGGCGTCTCAGCAGCCAGCCACAATCAACACAGGCGTCTCAGCAGCCAGCCACAATCAACACAGGCGTCTCAGGAACCAGCCACAATCAACACAGGCGTCTTAG